One genomic window of Prochlorococcus sp. MIT 0801 includes the following:
- the mnmA gene encoding tRNA 2-thiouridine(34) synthase MnmA, translating to MPMNVETRETKKVLNHMPSEETVEKTLKRLQTLSGNHSVVVGLSGGVDSSLTAALLCEAGWDVQGLTLWLMKGKGSCCSDGLVDAAGICDQLGIKHHIVDSKEIFQKEIINNVLKGYEEGITPLPCSRCNKSVKFSEMLKWVKENKNIEKIATGHYARIRYSNESFNENDLPSDGIKRHKLLRGKDLNKDQSYFLYDLPQEILGKTIFPLGELTKEITRIEAFKHSLKTAEKPESQDLCLAEHYGSMNAFIDKYLPQNKGDVVLKNGQIIGSHNGIQHFTIGQRKGLGIAWEVPLHVVEIDASLNRVIVAPREDSGKSECTVKDLNWVSIEAPQDPIEVEVQIRYRSKAVKAKLIPIFDSTKENYCKKCHIHFEEDQFSITPGQAAVFYMGDYVLGGGLITKEY from the coding sequence ATGCCCATGAATGTGGAAACAAGAGAAACAAAAAAAGTTTTAAATCATATGCCTTCAGAAGAAACAGTCGAGAAAACATTAAAAAGGCTGCAAACACTTTCTGGGAATCATTCAGTTGTAGTGGGGCTTTCCGGAGGGGTAGATAGCTCCTTAACGGCTGCTCTACTCTGTGAAGCTGGATGGGATGTACAGGGATTAACTTTGTGGCTAATGAAAGGAAAAGGTTCTTGCTGCTCTGATGGTTTAGTTGATGCTGCAGGGATATGTGATCAACTTGGAATCAAGCATCACATAGTTGATTCAAAAGAAATCTTTCAAAAAGAAATTATCAATAATGTCTTAAAAGGATATGAGGAAGGAATTACCCCTTTGCCCTGCTCGCGCTGCAACAAATCAGTCAAGTTTTCAGAAATGCTCAAATGGGTAAAAGAAAATAAAAATATCGAAAAGATCGCAACCGGGCATTACGCAAGGATTAGATACTCAAACGAATCTTTCAATGAGAATGATCTTCCGAGTGATGGAATTAAAAGACATAAGCTTTTAAGAGGTAAAGATCTCAACAAAGATCAAAGCTATTTTTTATATGATCTCCCTCAAGAAATTTTAGGAAAAACAATTTTCCCACTTGGAGAATTAACTAAAGAGATAACACGAATCGAAGCTTTTAAACATTCATTAAAAACTGCCGAAAAGCCAGAAAGCCAAGACCTTTGTCTTGCTGAACATTACGGATCAATGAATGCATTTATTGATAAGTATTTACCTCAAAATAAAGGAGATGTTGTACTTAAAAATGGTCAAATTATAGGCTCCCATAATGGAATTCAGCATTTCACAATAGGACAACGAAAGGGATTAGGTATTGCTTGGGAAGTGCCTTTACATGTTGTTGAAATTGATGCCTCTTTAAACAGAGTAATTGTTGCCCCAAGAGAAGATTCTGGCAAGTCAGAATGTACTGTAAAAGATCTAAATTGGGTATCAATTGAAGCACCTCAAGATCCAATTGAAGTTGAGGTACAAATTAGATATAGAAGTAAAGCAGTGAAAGCAAAGTTAATACCAATTTTTGATAGTACTAAAGAAAATTATTGCAAGAAATGTCACATTCATTTTGAA